Proteins from a single region of Candidatus Cetobacterium colombiensis:
- a CDS encoding TonB-dependent receptor, which yields MNKYFISLGILISTLSYSMDIEENEVFLEKSIISSIGYDESIQNTSKNIQIITKEDISEKNFKNITEALDSSPLVTITKNSVGESIQMRGSGINSKATVQVLVDGTSINPIDINHGTLPLNSITLASVERIEILPGGNGVLYGDGFTGGLINIITKSSVNKTEGYFGYRYGSLNENIYDIGTSFKVNDYLSFILNYSKENSYTNRDDEKINSDHANLTTLLNLTENDKLKLQYSYYNKKNKTANLLTKNQLNSDSSQSGVDYDGSYLPNNSGNKYPILDGTGDILDKSHLRRDEFSFNYNKIFNNKFEFNLNGSYQKNTNDVISKEATYANFGSMTKPLEYKNYYANNIGTFTDEKFKINPSLKYSYMNNSYFILGYDYKEQKSKRNFDNFMDMYKVYNLSSKKESNGIYIFNKTSIDNFEFLQGYRKEWTKYNTTKNSHYYHKVKPIFIDGGYVDTGLITNHITKSMHNDSYELALNYLYSDTGNTYIRFEKSFRTPAPTEFQDKNGTDYTLNNLKPEINQTLEIGIKDYFFGSFISLNGFIGETKNEIYYNEISHGKEWYYGNFGKIQRKGIELGLEQTFGKFVFFENFAYTDAKIKENSKDNYLEGNQVPYTPKINANLGTIINFTDNFNSILSFNYKDKYYLDKANKYEAKSFITLDLSVNYLFSNSLKVYGGINNILDRINYDQQGISNDEILYDIANGRTFYSGFTYIF from the coding sequence ATGAACAAATATTTTATTTCATTGGGGATTTTAATTTCAACTTTAAGTTACTCTATGGATATCGAGGAAAATGAAGTTTTTTTAGAGAAAAGTATCATTTCTTCTATAGGGTATGATGAGTCTATACAAAACACATCTAAAAATATTCAAATAATCACAAAAGAAGATATTTCAGAAAAAAACTTTAAAAATATAACGGAAGCTTTAGATAGCTCACCATTAGTTACAATTACCAAAAATTCAGTTGGTGAGTCTATTCAAATGAGAGGAAGCGGTATTAATTCTAAAGCAACTGTTCAAGTTTTGGTAGATGGAACTTCTATCAATCCAATTGATATAAATCACGGAACTCTTCCGTTGAATTCTATTACTTTAGCATCTGTTGAAAGAATTGAAATTTTACCTGGAGGAAACGGAGTCCTTTATGGTGATGGATTTACAGGGGGTCTCATTAATATAATTACAAAATCTTCTGTTAACAAAACTGAAGGGTATTTTGGTTATAGATATGGTAGTCTAAATGAAAATATCTATGATATTGGAACTTCTTTTAAAGTAAATGATTATTTATCATTCATTTTAAATTATTCTAAAGAAAATAGTTATACTAATCGAGATGATGAAAAAATTAACTCAGACCACGCTAATCTTACAACCTTATTAAATTTAACTGAAAATGATAAACTAAAATTACAATATTCTTATTATAATAAAAAAAATAAAACAGCTAATCTTTTGACTAAAAATCAATTAAACAGTGACTCTTCTCAATCTGGAGTGGATTATGATGGTTCATATTTGCCAAATAACTCTGGAAATAAATATCCTATTTTAGATGGAACTGGAGATATTTTAGATAAAAGTCATTTAAGAAGAGATGAATTTTCTTTTAATTACAATAAAATTTTTAATAATAAGTTTGAATTTAATTTAAATGGAAGCTATCAAAAGAATACGAATGATGTAATAAGTAAGGAAGCTACATACGCCAATTTTGGTTCTATGACAAAACCTTTGGAATATAAAAATTATTATGCTAATAACATTGGAACTTTTACTGATGAGAAATTTAAAATTAACCCGTCTTTAAAATATAGTTATATGAATAATAGTTATTTTATTTTAGGATATGATTACAAGGAACAAAAAAGTAAAAGAAATTTTGATAATTTTATGGATATGTATAAAGTTTACAACTTATCTAGTAAAAAAGAAAGTAATGGCATTTATATTTTCAATAAAACATCTATTGATAATTTTGAATTTTTACAAGGGTATAGAAAAGAATGGACAAAATATAATACTACAAAAAATAGTCACTATTATCATAAAGTCAAACCAATTTTTATTGATGGTGGTTATGTTGATACAGGCTTAATAACAAACCACATTACAAAATCAATGCACAATGATAGTTATGAATTAGCCTTAAACTATTTATATTCTGATACAGGAAATACTTATATTCGTTTTGAAAAAAGTTTTAGAACTCCAGCTCCTACAGAGTTTCAGGATAAAAATGGAACTGATTATACTTTAAATAATTTAAAGCCTGAAATAAATCAAACTTTAGAAATTGGTATAAAAGATTATTTCTTTGGAAGTTTTATTTCATTAAATGGATTTATTGGAGAAACTAAAAACGAAATCTATTATAATGAAATTTCCCATGGAAAAGAATGGTATTATGGAAATTTTGGAAAAATACAAAGAAAAGGTATTGAATTAGGACTTGAACAAACTTTTGGAAAATTTGTATTCTTTGAAAATTTTGCATATACTGATGCTAAAATTAAAGAAAATTCTAAAGATAATTATTTAGAAGGAAATCAAGTTCCATATACACCTAAAATAAACGCTAATTTAGGAACAATTATTAATTTTACAGATAATTTCAACTCTATCTTATCCTTTAATTATAAAGATAAATATTACTTAGATAAAGCTAATAAATACGAAGCAAAATCTTTTATTACTCTCGATTTAAGTGTCAATTATTTATTCTCTAATAGTTTAAAAGTATACGGTGGTATTAATAATATTTTAGACCGAATTAACTATGATCAACAAGGTATTTCTAATGATG
- a CDS encoding YbaN family protein: protein MKKKFYFILGFISIILGVIGIVLPILPTTPFILLSAFLFEKSSPKFHQLLLTNKIFGKYIEDYTERNGLTYKNKIIAITIMSLGMGKGFFAMQNVYSRIFLLMIFLGVLIHLLKLKTLRN, encoded by the coding sequence ATGAAAAAAAAGTTCTATTTTATTTTAGGTTTTATATCTATAATTTTAGGAGTTATTGGAATAGTTTTACCCATTTTACCTACAACTCCATTTATTCTTTTATCAGCTTTTTTATTTGAAAAAAGTTCGCCAAAATTTCATCAATTATTATTGACTAATAAAATATTTGGTAAATATATAGAGGATTATACAGAAAGAAATGGTTTGACATATAAAAATAAAATTATTGCTATAACTATAATGTCACTTGGAATGGGAAAGGGATTTTTTGCTATGCAAAATGTTTATAGTAGAATATTTTTATTGATGATATTTTTAGGTGTTTTAATACATCTTTTAAAATTGAAAACTTTAAGAAATTAG
- a CDS encoding sugar O-acetyltransferase — protein sequence MKLEEIKLRMSSKKLYFCDDPSIAKEQIQQLDKLFEYNNTRPSNQEKKQQLLKEMFAKIGDNCYIETPFHANWGGKFVHLGNSVYANFNLTLVDDCPIYIGDNVLLAPNVTLCTGTHPIHPELRSQQAQFNLPITIGRNVWIGAGSIVLPGVTIGENTVIGAGSVVTKDIPSNVVAVGNPCKVLRPIDEKDLEYYYKNMKIDITCR from the coding sequence ATGAAATTAGAAGAAATTAAACTTAGAATGAGTTCAAAAAAATTATATTTTTGTGATGATCCATCCATAGCAAAAGAACAAATTCAACAACTAGACAAACTATTCGAGTATAACAATACTCGTCCTAGTAATCAAGAAAAGAAACAACAATTACTTAAAGAAATGTTTGCTAAAATTGGAGATAATTGCTATATTGAAACTCCATTTCATGCAAATTGGGGGGGAAAATTTGTTCACTTAGGTAATAGTGTTTACGCAAATTTTAATTTAACTTTAGTTGATGATTGTCCTATATACATTGGAGATAATGTACTTCTTGCTCCAAATGTTACTTTATGTACAGGAACTCATCCTATCCATCCTGAGTTAAGAAGTCAACAAGCTCAGTTTAATCTTCCAATTACAATTGGAAGAAATGTTTGGATAGGTGCTGGTTCAATAGTATTACCTGGAGTTACAATTGGAGAAAATACTGTTATTGGTGCTGGCAGTGTTGTTACAAAAGATATTCCTTCAAATGTAGTAGCTGTGGGAAATCCATGTAAGGTATTAAGACCTATTGATGAAAAAGATTTAGAATATTATTATAAAAATATGAAAATTGATATAACTTGTAGATAG
- a CDS encoding GNAT family N-acetyltransferase, with product MRKAIKADMIKIMQIISATVDEMKSYGNDQWDENYPQSENFSNDIEAGNLYVDEWENEIKGFICVDYTEPLEYKNVQWKSSNKAMVIHRMAINPKFRKQGVGISLLQFAENLAVENKINYLKTDTYSVNDKMNSLFKKFNFQLVGKINFLGKANPFYCYDKLVVENIDKNRFEVLLNKDFLTLEEKKELEVFINKMKQCSFKG from the coding sequence ATGAGAAAAGCAATAAAAGCAGATATGATTAAAATTATGCAAATCATAAGTGCAACAGTAGACGAAATGAAATCATATGGCAACGATCAATGGGATGAAAACTATCCTCAATCAGAAAATTTTTCAAACGATATTGAAGCAGGTAATCTTTATGTAGATGAGTGGGAGAATGAAATTAAAGGTTTTATATGTGTAGACTATACAGAACCTTTAGAGTATAAAAATGTTCAATGGAAATCTTCTAACAAGGCTATGGTTATTCATAGAATGGCTATTAACCCAAAATTTAGAAAACAAGGTGTTGGAATATCTTTACTTCAATTTGCAGAAAATTTAGCCGTAGAAAATAAAATAAATTATCTTAAAACTGATACCTACTCTGTCAATGATAAAATGAACTCTCTTTTTAAAAAGTTTAATTTTCAATTAGTTGGAAAAATAAATTTTTTAGGAAAAGCAAATCCTTTCTATTGTTATGATAAATTAGTTGTAGAAAATATTGATAAAAATAGATTTGAGGTACTTTTAAATAAGGATTTTTTAACTCTAGAAGAAAAAAAAGAACTTGAAGTTTTTATAAATAAAATGAAACAATGTAGTTTTAAGGGATGA
- a CDS encoding transporter substrate-binding domain-containing protein: MRKYLNIILLVLTMNFTYAADLVDDIIARGTLRVGTTGDYKPFTYIENDNYTGYDIEIAKLIAKELGVKVEFIPTTWKNLVADLNSEKYDVAMGGITRTTYRQINSEISKPYLIFGKCFLVRRGNSSKYNSIESINNPNVKVGVNIGGTNEKFADEYLNNANIIRYKNNLDVPLAVENGNVDVMVTETPEAIVYEKTNEKLEGVLIDKPLTKSQMGYLIKKDQIHLLNTINFILEELELKGSVDEVKKSYLN, encoded by the coding sequence ATGAGAAAATATTTAAATATTATTTTATTAGTTTTAACTATGAATTTTACTTATGCAGCAGATTTAGTGGATGATATTATAGCTAGAGGAACTTTAAGAGTTGGAACAACAGGAGATTATAAGCCATTTACATATATTGAAAATGATAATTATACAGGATATGATATTGAAATAGCTAAGCTTATTGCAAAAGAACTTGGTGTTAAGGTAGAATTTATTCCAACAACTTGGAAAAATTTAGTTGCAGATTTAAATTCAGAAAAATATGATGTTGCTATGGGCGGAATAACACGAACAACTTATAGACAGATTAATTCAGAAATATCTAAACCATATCTAATTTTTGGAAAATGTTTTTTAGTAAGAAGAGGCAACAGTTCAAAATATAATTCAATAGAAAGTATAAATAATCCTAATGTTAAAGTTGGAGTTAATATCGGAGGAACAAATGAAAAGTTTGCAGATGAATATTTAAATAATGCAAATATAATTCGTTATAAGAATAATTTAGATGTACCTTTAGCTGTAGAAAATGGAAATGTTGATGTAATGGTAACTGAAACTCCTGAAGCAATAGTATATGAAAAAACTAATGAAAAATTAGAAGGAGTTCTAATAGATAAACCTCTTACAAAAAGCCAAATGGGATATCTTATAAAAAAAGATCAAATTCATTTATTAAATACAATTAATTTTATATTAGAAGAATTGGAATTAAAAGGAAGTGTTGATGAAGTTAAAAAAAGTTATTTAAATTAA
- a CDS encoding peptidoglycan-binding protein: MSFFKILEEIGNSISEKSKPEIQNELDDNIKNNEKQEKILEKELSNLNLKYHEVVNEFVQLKKSINDINKENNQLKKELDNFKNYDESIKNILEDNKILNLKNNDFQCEITKTRIEYLKLKKISTTGFLIILGVSIWFFNKNAKLENNIKTITSITKEEKISLDEFKNLQTEIQILKTKNDESINLNNKLLSLEKEVSDLKNTDNDINRKINILQNKNIITKNPTNNSQNLSTKKTTIKRYTQDDIYTRLLELGYRGNNAIANFQMRNGLNPTGIADQKTLFIMGLR; this comes from the coding sequence ATGTCTTTTTTTAAAATTTTAGAAGAAATAGGTAACTCAATAAGTGAGAAATCTAAACCAGAAATACAAAATGAACTGGATGATAATATAAAAAACAATGAAAAACAGGAAAAAATACTAGAAAAAGAGTTAAGTAATTTGAATTTAAAATATCATGAGGTTGTAAATGAATTTGTTCAATTAAAAAAATCTATCAATGATATTAATAAAGAAAATAATCAACTAAAAAAAGAGTTAGATAATTTTAAAAATTATGATGAAAGTATAAAAAATATTTTGGAGGATAATAAAATATTAAATTTAAAAAATAATGATTTTCAATGTGAAATAACTAAAACTAGAATAGAGTATTTAAAATTAAAAAAAATATCAACAACAGGATTTCTAATTATTCTAGGAGTATCTATATGGTTCTTTAATAAAAATGCTAAGTTAGAAAACAATATTAAAACAATTACTTCTATAACTAAAGAAGAAAAGATTAGTTTAGACGAATTTAAAAATTTACAAACCGAAATTCAAATTCTAAAAACAAAAAATGATGAAAGTATAAATTTAAATAATAAGTTATTATCTTTAGAAAAAGAAGTATCAGATTTAAAAAATACCGATAATGATATTAATAGAAAAATAAATATTTTACAAAATAAAAATATTATAACAAAAAATCCAACTAATAATTCTCAAAATTTATCTACAAAAAAAACTACAATAAAAAGATATACTCAAGATGACATTTATACTAGACTTCTCGAATTAGGATACCGTGGAAATAATGCAATTGCTAACTTTCAAATGAGAAATGGATTAAATCCAACAGGAATTGCAGATCAAAAAACACTTTTCATAATGGGATTAAGATAA
- a CDS encoding SHOCT domain-containing protein — protein sequence MFGGVFFIIIVVIAILFFSKNGNNFGNFTQTKQDTALELLKKRYAKGEITKEEYEKIKKDLENN from the coding sequence ATGTTTGGAGGAGTATTTTTTATAATAATTGTAGTTATAGCAATATTATTTTTTAGTAAAAATGGAAATAATTTTGGTAATTTCACACAAACTAAACAGGATACAGCTCTTGAACTTTTAAAAAAAAGATATGCAAAAGGAGAAATAACTAAAGAAGAATATGAAAAAATTAAAAAAGATTTAGAAAATAATTAA
- a CDS encoding bifunctional enoyl-CoA hydratase/phosphate acetyltransferase — MKNFEELLEQAKLKGMKKISVACADEAHVLISVEEARKKGLIEAILVGNKENIISVAESLDIDISKYEIIDEKDSVEACNKAVNCIVEGKAQILMKGLVDSSIILRAALKGLRKKDETHSFLSHVAIFEVSGFDRIIFLSDAGMNISPNVEDKALIIKNTVFAAKRLGIENPKVAVLAAKEKVDEKMPVTVIAAELEKMNKDGLISDCIVQGPLALDNAISMDSVKIKGVKGEVAGKADILITPNLEAGNILYKSLSFFARAQSAGNIVGAIAPIVLPSRADTADAKFYSIVLSILLS; from the coding sequence ATGAAAAACTTTGAAGAACTTTTAGAACAAGCAAAACTTAAAGGAATGAAAAAAATTTCTGTAGCATGCGCAGATGAAGCTCATGTCCTTATTTCTGTTGAAGAAGCAAGAAAAAAAGGATTAATTGAAGCTATCTTAGTTGGAAATAAAGAAAATATAATTTCTGTAGCAGAGTCATTGGATATAGATATTTCAAAGTATGAAATAATTGATGAAAAAGATTCAGTGGAGGCTTGTAATAAAGCAGTAAATTGTATTGTTGAAGGAAAAGCGCAAATTCTTATGAAAGGTCTTGTTGATTCGTCGATTATTCTTAGAGCAGCATTAAAAGGCCTAAGAAAAAAGGATGAAACACACTCATTTCTTTCTCATGTAGCTATTTTTGAAGTAAGTGGATTTGACCGAATAATTTTTCTTTCTGATGCTGGAATGAATATAAGTCCAAATGTTGAAGATAAAGCTTTAATTATTAAAAATACAGTTTTCGCTGCTAAAAGATTAGGAATTGAAAATCCTAAAGTAGCAGTTTTAGCAGCCAAAGAAAAAGTAGATGAAAAAATGCCAGTTACAGTTATTGCTGCTGAATTAGAAAAAATGAATAAAGATGGATTAATTTCAGATTGTATAGTTCAAGGACCTTTGGCTCTTGATAATGCAATATCTATGGATTCGGTAAAAATTAAAGGTGTAAAAGGAGAAGTAGCTGGTAAAGCAGATATTTTAATCACTCCTAATTTAGAGGCTGGAAATATATTGTATAAATCACTTTCTTTTTTCGCGAGAGCACAATCTGCTGGGAATATAGTTGGAGCTATAGCTCCAATAGTTTTACCATCAAGAGCTGATACTGCCGATGCAAAATTTTACTCTATAGTTCTTTCAATACTTCTATCATAA
- a CDS encoding NAD(P)H-dependent oxidoreductase — protein sequence MKNILIINGHEKYPFAEGRLNKTLMDKMVELLKEKYNLKTTVVQNGYEVQEEIDKFKWADIVIFQHPIFWFGLPGKFKTYIDQVYQYGVFFAGGEKYGSGGLFTSKKYMLSTTWNAPETAFNNKDKDEFLEGKSLDEALFNIHKIHQFCGMTPIKSFSCHNVVVAPEIDKYLKELENHIKENF from the coding sequence ATGAAAAATATATTGATTATCAATGGACATGAAAAATATCCATTTGCAGAAGGAAGACTTAATAAAACTTTAATGGATAAAATGGTTGAACTTTTAAAAGAAAAATATAATTTAAAAACAACAGTTGTTCAAAATGGATATGAAGTACAAGAAGAGATTGATAAATTTAAGTGGGCTGATATTGTTATTTTTCAACATCCAATTTTTTGGTTTGGACTTCCTGGAAAATTTAAAACTTATATAGATCAAGTTTATCAATATGGAGTTTTCTTTGCAGGTGGAGAAAAATATGGTTCGGGTGGTCTTTTTACATCTAAAAAGTATATGTTATCAACAACTTGGAATGCTCCAGAAACAGCTTTTAATAATAAAGATAAAGATGAATTTTTAGAAGGGAAATCTTTAGATGAAGCTCTTTTCAATATTCATAAAATACATCAATTTTGTGGAATGACACCTATTAAAAGTTTTTCATGTCATAATGTAGTAGTAGCTCCTGAAATTGATAAATATTTAAAGGAATTAGAAAATCATATAAAAGAAAATTTTTAA
- a CDS encoding DUF309 domain-containing protein: MKHKEKYCEFIETFQEERDFFKCHEILEDIWVEETKCETRKHVSINLILVAVALHHWRNKNFKGAIQVLENSLNNYDEISLELEKLNINSKELKVIILDVLEELKNGNEYKEIYLPKY; encoded by the coding sequence TTGAAACATAAAGAAAAATATTGTGAATTTATAGAAACATTTCAAGAGGAGAGAGATTTTTTTAAGTGTCATGAGATTTTGGAAGATATATGGGTAGAAGAAACAAAATGTGAAACAAGAAAACATGTATCAATAAATCTAATATTAGTAGCTGTTGCTTTACATCATTGGAGAAATAAAAATTTCAAAGGTGCTATTCAAGTTTTAGAGAATTCGTTAAACAACTATGATGAAATTTCATTAGAACTAGAAAAATTAAATATTAACTCTAAGGAATTAAAAGTAATTATACTTGATGTATTAGAAGAATTAAAAAATGGAAATGAATACAAAGAAATATATCTTCCTAAATATTAA
- a CDS encoding YaaA family protein encodes MKLFFSPSKGMKYKNHSNLNTDYKKDEKFQEETFFLVSAIKKFDKEELGKRLKIKDKILNETFELYQNYYSQLEREAISLYDGVSFKQLELDSFTKDNFKYISENVFIFSALYGILNACTSIRPYRLDMTNKILDLSPYEFWSSKIENDLLEYKDEIFINIASKEFSKILNRKIFNIIDIEFRQLNGDTLKNISTEAKKGRGAMLNYLIKNKVDTIEKIKNFSNLGYVFSKELSSNKEFIFIKSN; translated from the coding sequence ATGAAATTATTTTTTTCTCCAAGTAAAGGAATGAAATATAAAAATCATAGTAATTTAAATACAGATTATAAAAAGGATGAGAAATTTCAAGAAGAAACATTTTTTTTAGTTTCAGCTATAAAGAAGTTTGACAAAGAGGAGTTAGGTAAAAGATTAAAAATAAAAGATAAGATTTTAAATGAAACTTTTGAGTTATATCAAAATTATTATAGTCAATTGGAGAGGGAAGCTATATCTCTTTATGATGGGGTTAGTTTTAAACAATTGGAGCTAGATAGTTTTACAAAGGATAATTTTAAGTATATTTCAGAAAATGTTTTTATTTTTTCTGCTCTCTATGGAATTTTAAATGCTTGTACCTCTATAAGACCGTATAGATTAGATATGACAAATAAAATTTTAGATCTATCTCCCTATGAGTTTTGGAGTTCTAAAATTGAAAATGATTTATTAGAATATAAAGATGAAATTTTTATAAATATTGCTTCTAAGGAGTTTTCAAAAATTTTAAATAGGAAAATTTTCAATATTATAGATATTGAGTTTAGACAATTAAATGGAGATACTTTAAAAAATATAAGTACAGAGGCTAAAAAAGGTCGAGGAGCTATGCTAAATTATTTGATTAAAAACAAAGTTGATACAATAGAGAAAATTAAAAATTTTTCTAATTTGGGATATGTTTTTTCCAAAGAGTTATCAAGTAATAAAGAGTTTATTTTTATAAAAAGTAATTAA
- a CDS encoding aminopeptidase: MDQRIEILAKNLVTYSCRVQKGEKVLIETIGEDSKNLVKALVKEVYAVGGHPFVTIKDQSVTRELLKGMDQEQAELMAKYELERMKDMDAYIAIRGSENASELSDIDSSKMKVYTDYFMKPVHLSERVNNTKWVVLRYPNNSMAQLANTSLESFEDFYFNVCNLDYSKMSKAMDSLTTLLDRTDKVRIVGPGTDLSFSIKDIPSVKCCGLRNIPDGEVYSAPVRDSINGVITYNTPSVYQGTTFENVCFKFENGKIVEATSNNTERLNEILNTDEGARYIGEFAIGVNPYILKPMKDTLFDEKIAGSIHFTPGQAYKLADNGNKSAIHWDLVLIQRPDFGGGEIWFDDVLIRKDGIFVIEELEVLNPENLK; this comes from the coding sequence GTGGATCAAAGAATCGAAATACTAGCAAAAAATTTAGTTACTTACTCTTGTAGAGTACAAAAAGGTGAAAAGGTTTTAATTGAAACTATTGGTGAAGATTCTAAAAACTTAGTTAAAGCTTTAGTAAAAGAAGTTTATGCAGTTGGAGGACATCCTTTTGTAACAATAAAAGATCAAAGTGTAACAAGAGAACTTTTAAAAGGAATGGATCAAGAGCAAGCTGAACTAATGGCTAAATATGAATTAGAAAGAATGAAAGATATGGATGCATATATTGCTATTAGAGGTTCAGAAAATGCCTCTGAATTATCTGATATCGATTCAAGTAAAATGAAGGTATATACAGACTACTTTATGAAACCAGTTCATTTATCTGAAAGAGTAAATAATACAAAATGGGTTGTACTAAGATATCCTAATAACTCAATGGCTCAACTTGCAAATACATCGTTAGAATCATTTGAAGATTTTTACTTTAACGTATGTAACTTAGATTATTCTAAAATGAGTAAAGCAATGGATTCTTTAACTACTCTATTGGATAGAACGGATAAAGTTAGAATAGTTGGACCAGGTACAGATTTATCTTTCTCTATAAAAGATATTCCATCAGTAAAATGTTGTGGATTGAGAAATATTCCTGATGGAGAAGTTTATTCTGCTCCAGTAAGAGACTCTATTAATGGAGTAATAACTTATAACACACCATCAGTATATCAAGGAACTACATTTGAAAATGTTTGTTTTAAATTTGAGAATGGAAAAATTGTAGAAGCTACTTCTAACAATACAGAGAGATTAAATGAAATTTTAAATACAGATGAGGGAGCAAGATATATAGGTGAGTTTGCAATAGGAGTAAACCCATATATTTTAAAACCTATGAAAGATACATTGTTTGATGAAAAAATAGCTGGAAGTATTCACTTTACTCCAGGGCAAGCATATAAATTAGCTGACAACGGAAACAAATCAGCAATACATTGGGATTTAGTTCTAATTCAAAGACCAGACTTTGGTGGTGGAGAGATTTGGTTTGATGATGTTTTAATTAGAAAAGATGGAATCTTTGTAATTGAAGAGTTAGAAGTGTTAAATCCAGAAAATTTAAAGTAG